A stretch of Rubinisphaera margarita DNA encodes these proteins:
- a CDS encoding sulfotransferase, giving the protein MKLIYIQSLSRSGSTFLQQVLAAQTGMVSLGEIERVLKNASLQREDPYDQARRVAGNTRTHDKSPCSCGEPRETCEFWNPLLNRIQGLPLADCYRELMGHFDASYPEQVLIDSSKVAGGHLRNYVDNELVQTEDVRVILLIRDFRAWCYSMQKWKKVRYATGKYPPGYHSYLADAYRWMVNNRRAVRTLTSGPVKFCIVSHERLVFQFEQEMSRILGFLGRDANSLELSHPPQGHELFGSQSMKRNEGEAYRIAPRYDASWMSDNRATCYGPILYPVASFNNYVHENLAKAA; this is encoded by the coding sequence ATGAAGCTCATCTATATTCAGTCGCTGTCGCGCAGCGGTTCCACGTTTCTTCAACAGGTTCTGGCCGCCCAGACGGGCATGGTCAGTCTCGGTGAAATCGAGCGCGTCCTCAAGAACGCGTCGCTTCAGCGCGAAGATCCTTACGATCAGGCACGTCGCGTGGCGGGCAACACGCGCACTCACGACAAGTCGCCCTGTTCCTGCGGAGAGCCGCGGGAAACGTGCGAATTCTGGAACCCGCTGCTGAATCGGATTCAGGGTCTTCCCCTGGCTGACTGTTATCGGGAGTTGATGGGGCACTTCGATGCCTCTTATCCCGAGCAGGTCCTCATCGATTCGTCGAAGGTGGCCGGTGGGCATCTTCGCAACTATGTCGATAACGAACTGGTCCAGACCGAAGACGTTCGCGTGATTCTGCTGATTCGTGATTTCCGCGCCTGGTGCTACTCGATGCAGAAGTGGAAGAAAGTCCGCTATGCAACCGGGAAATACCCGCCGGGTTATCACAGCTACCTGGCCGACGCATACCGCTGGATGGTGAATAACCGTCGAGCCGTGCGGACGCTGACCAGTGGACCGGTCAAGTTTTGCATCGTCTCTCACGAGCGGCTCGTCTTCCAGTTCGAGCAGGAGATGTCGCGGATTCTCGGGTTCCTGGGACGCGACGCCAACTCACTCGAGTTGAGTCATCCGCCGCAGGGACACGAACTGTTTGGCAGCCAGTCGATGAAGCGAAACGAAGGCGAAGCCTATCGCATCGCTCCGCGTTACGATGCCAGCTGGATGTCGGACAACCGCGCGACCTGCTACGGGCCGATCCTGTATCCGGTGGCCAGCTTCAATAACTACGTGCACGAAAACCTGGCCAAAGCGGCCTGA
- a CDS encoding sugar transferase encodes MSKHPRSTFYGRYGKRLFDAYVATLVLIVAAPVMVAVAGLVAVFLGRPVLFKQKRPGKDSRIFTMYKFRTMTDARDASGELLPDDQRLTKFGKFLRSSSLDELPELINIVRGDMSLIGPRPLLVSYLPKYSDYQARRHETLPGITGWAQVNGRNGVPWDERLAMDVWYVDHCSFSFDLWILWKTVETVVRRDGIAAEGHATMPAFGEESPSTTSRAA; translated from the coding sequence ATGTCGAAACATCCCCGTTCCACGTTCTACGGTCGCTACGGCAAGCGTCTGTTCGATGCCTACGTGGCCACACTCGTTCTGATTGTCGCCGCTCCCGTGATGGTGGCCGTCGCCGGCCTCGTTGCTGTCTTTCTCGGGCGTCCGGTACTCTTCAAGCAGAAGCGTCCCGGCAAAGACAGCCGCATCTTCACGATGTATAAGTTCCGCACGATGACCGACGCCCGCGATGCCAGCGGCGAACTGCTGCCGGATGATCAGCGGCTCACCAAGTTCGGCAAGTTCCTGCGTTCCAGCAGTCTCGATGAGTTGCCGGAGTTGATCAACATTGTTCGCGGCGACATGAGTCTGATCGGCCCGCGCCCGCTGCTCGTTTCGTACCTTCCGAAGTACTCCGACTATCAGGCTCGCCGTCACGAAACTCTGCCGGGGATCACCGGCTGGGCTCAGGTGAATGGCCGCAACGGCGTTCCCTGGGACGAACGGCTGGCGATGGACGTCTGGTATGTCGATCACTGTTCGTTTTCGTTCGATCTGTGGATCCTCTGGAAGACGGTCGAAACTGTGGTGCGTCGCGACGGCATTGCCGCCGAGGGACACGCCACGATGCCGGCCTTCGGAGAAGAATCGCCCTCGACAACCTCTCGAGCCGCTTAG
- a CDS encoding metallophosphoesterase produces the protein MPIVTLMIEPFSALALLAGGVLGNAWFWSSYANRLYSLRVRSKILDRFRIPHDLAMVSGPFILLLSLLRLPILLQRSRLDTLEQIELGLWGIPWVIAAMGLFALGLRFFHRIVRRKPPGYQLTRSEVVDVELQLGHRPIGDGPYQSLVNLPANQAFAPEFNEKQFEFATLPAAFDGLRVLHVSDVHFLGTIDLPFYEAVFKQMQLWKPDLIVFTGDLIDRKEKLDWINTTFGTLSAPLGCYYILGNHDWHHNCDPIRGRMEELGWTLCAEEPQFISSPDNPDDVIAIAGDERPWMGEAPTFESVPENVFRLLLSHSPDNIADARRQNVQLMLSGHNHGGQVKLPLLGPVYSPSWYGVRYADGVFQEQGTTLHVSRGVSGKHPLRIRCRPEVSLLTLNRAQNAVHG, from the coding sequence ATGCCGATTGTGACACTGATGATCGAACCGTTTTCTGCACTGGCGTTACTGGCGGGCGGCGTTCTCGGGAACGCCTGGTTCTGGTCCAGCTACGCCAATCGGCTTTACAGCCTTCGCGTCCGCTCGAAAATCCTCGACCGGTTTCGCATTCCGCACGACCTGGCCATGGTCTCGGGGCCGTTCATCCTGCTGCTCAGTCTGCTCCGGTTGCCGATTCTGCTGCAACGATCGCGGCTCGATACGCTGGAGCAGATCGAACTGGGACTCTGGGGCATTCCCTGGGTGATTGCCGCGATGGGCCTGTTCGCTCTCGGTCTCCGTTTCTTTCATCGCATCGTCCGCCGAAAACCACCCGGGTATCAACTCACGCGCAGTGAAGTGGTTGATGTCGAACTCCAGCTCGGGCATCGTCCGATTGGAGACGGGCCGTATCAGTCGCTGGTCAATCTGCCGGCGAACCAGGCGTTCGCGCCGGAGTTCAATGAAAAGCAGTTTGAGTTCGCCACGCTGCCAGCCGCTTTCGACGGGCTGCGGGTGCTTCACGTCAGCGATGTGCATTTTCTCGGAACGATTGATCTCCCGTTCTATGAGGCGGTCTTCAAGCAGATGCAGCTCTGGAAGCCCGATCTGATTGTCTTCACCGGCGATCTCATTGACCGGAAGGAGAAGCTCGACTGGATCAATACGACCTTCGGCACGCTCTCGGCTCCACTCGGGTGTTATTACATCCTCGGCAACCACGACTGGCATCACAATTGCGATCCGATTCGCGGCCGCATGGAAGAACTCGGCTGGACGTTGTGTGCGGAAGAGCCGCAGTTTATTTCCAGTCCAGACAATCCCGATGACGTGATCGCAATCGCCGGGGACGAACGCCCCTGGATGGGGGAGGCGCCTACATTCGAGAGCGTTCCCGAGAATGTGTTCCGTCTGCTGCTCAGTCACAGTCCGGACAATATCGCCGATGCCCGCCGGCAGAATGTGCAGCTGATGCTCTCCGGTCACAACCACGGTGGACAGGTCAAGCTGCCTCTACTCGGCCCGGTCTATTCCCCCAGCTGGTACGGCGTGCGGTATGCTGATGGCGTTTTTCAGGAGCAGGGGACGACGCTGCACGTTTCGCGTGGCGTCTCCGGCAAGCATCCCCTGCGGATTCGCTGTCGGCCCGAGGTCAGTCTGTTAACATTGAACCGTGCTCAGAACGCAGTGCACGGCTGA
- a CDS encoding aldehyde dehydrogenase family protein, which produces MKTYPYFLANEPEQPNTDLEVKDKYSGEVIAKVAQADSGSLARAIAAAAEAAEPMRRLKPYVRQQILQHCVKRFEERAEELALSLCREAGKPISVSRGEVTRLIDTFRIAAEESVRIGGEVHNLEISERAAGYRGFDQRVPVGPCAFISPFNFPLNLVAHKVAPAIAAGCPFVLKPASRTPIGAILIGEILAETDLPPGAFSILPCDREAAGLLTTDERLKLLSFTGSPEVGWDLKAKAGKKKVVLELGGNAGCIVDEDADLDDAVDRIITGAFYQSGQSCISVQRILIHESVYESFRDKLVAKTKQLKMGDPRDEDTFIGPVISESDGERLKKWIDQAVDHGATVLCGGNREGVMVEATLLENVPEDLPICADEAFGPVAVLSRFTDFGQALAQVNDSRYGLQAGVFTRSIDHMLRAWDELVVGGVIVGDIPSWRVDNMPYGGVKDSGHGREGIRYAIEDMTERRLLVIRTPGVAE; this is translated from the coding sequence ATGAAGACTTACCCGTACTTTCTGGCCAACGAGCCGGAGCAGCCGAACACCGATCTGGAGGTCAAAGACAAGTATTCCGGCGAGGTAATCGCGAAGGTCGCCCAGGCCGATTCGGGCTCGCTGGCTCGGGCGATCGCCGCCGCTGCCGAGGCGGCCGAGCCGATGCGGCGGCTCAAACCGTATGTGCGCCAGCAGATTCTTCAGCATTGCGTGAAGCGGTTTGAGGAACGCGCGGAAGAACTCGCGCTCAGTCTCTGTCGCGAAGCGGGCAAGCCGATCAGCGTCAGCCGCGGGGAAGTGACGCGGCTCATCGATACCTTCCGCATTGCTGCCGAAGAGTCGGTTCGCATTGGCGGCGAGGTGCACAACCTGGAAATCTCCGAGCGAGCCGCCGGTTATCGCGGCTTCGACCAGCGGGTGCCTGTCGGGCCGTGTGCCTTTATTTCGCCGTTCAACTTTCCGCTCAATCTGGTGGCTCATAAAGTCGCCCCGGCGATCGCGGCTGGATGTCCGTTTGTGTTGAAGCCCGCCAGCCGTACGCCGATCGGAGCGATCCTCATCGGCGAGATTCTGGCGGAAACCGATCTGCCGCCCGGCGCCTTTTCGATTCTCCCCTGTGATCGGGAAGCGGCTGGACTGCTCACAACCGACGAGCGGCTCAAACTGTTGAGCTTCACCGGCTCGCCCGAAGTGGGCTGGGATCTGAAGGCGAAAGCGGGGAAGAAGAAGGTCGTCCTCGAACTGGGGGGCAACGCCGGCTGTATTGTCGATGAAGATGCGGATCTTGATGACGCCGTCGACCGGATCATCACCGGAGCCTTTTATCAGTCGGGACAAAGTTGCATCAGCGTGCAGCGGATTCTGATTCATGAGTCGGTCTACGAGAGCTTTCGTGACAAACTCGTCGCGAAGACAAAGCAACTGAAGATGGGCGATCCTCGCGATGAAGACACCTTCATCGGCCCGGTCATCAGTGAATCGGACGGCGAGCGGCTCAAAAAATGGATCGATCAGGCGGTCGATCATGGAGCCACCGTGCTATGCGGCGGCAATCGCGAGGGCGTGATGGTCGAAGCGACTCTGCTGGAGAACGTGCCGGAGGATTTGCCGATCTGTGCCGACGAAGCGTTCGGCCCGGTCGCGGTGCTCTCCCGGTTCACTGACTTCGGGCAGGCGCTGGCTCAGGTGAACGACAGCCGCTACGGATTGCAGGCCGGCGTGTTCACCCGCAGTATCGATCACATGCTCCGCGCATGGGATGAGCTGGTCGTCGGCGGGGTGATCGTCGGTGATATCCCCTCGTGGCGTGTGGACAACATGCCCTATGGCGGCGTGAAGGACAGCGGCCACGGCCGGGAAGGGATTCGCTACGCCATTGAAGACATGACCGAACGCCGCCTGCTGGTGATCCGCACGCCCGGGGTGGCTGAGTAA
- a CDS encoding sulfatase, with translation MRQLLLILLLLIVTAAPLQAAPNIVFILADDLSWSDLGCYGHPYHQTPHLDRLAEEGMRFTQAYAPAPICSASRAAILTGKTPARLHFEFVTKSDPGGQDFDVPLQSPPFTLDLPLSERTMGEALSECGYTTGFFGKWHVSRHHQGYLGWSPTHGPLEQGFAEGDSDFGSHPYVYGKKKGLKSTPVKEGDFPLDTLVDKATGFLNRHQDEPFFLYLSQYYVHDPVHSRSESLIEKYRKLIPEGSKEIRVEYAAMVETLDHLVGRVLSELDRLDLADDTLVVFLSDNGGHPNYTTNAPLRGSKWNLYEGGIRVPMIARWPGRIEAGVECDVPVHGCDLLPTFRDVADQPRNGADGVSLLPLMAGQVVDVNRSQPLVWHFPYYHPEKKFADCPEEIGVGDFVTSQTRPHSAIRSGNWKLIQFYEEDRVELYDLANDLAEQHDLSAEHPDKARELRRELNAYLKQVEARLPQRRQARP, from the coding sequence GTGCGACAACTTCTGCTGATTCTCCTTCTGCTCATCGTCACGGCCGCCCCATTGCAGGCGGCTCCGAATATCGTCTTCATTCTGGCCGATGATCTCTCCTGGAGCGATCTCGGCTGTTACGGGCATCCGTATCACCAGACGCCGCACCTCGATCGACTTGCCGAAGAGGGAATGCGGTTCACGCAAGCCTACGCCCCGGCTCCCATCTGCTCGGCGTCCCGGGCGGCGATTCTGACCGGCAAGACCCCGGCTCGCCTGCACTTTGAGTTCGTCACCAAGTCTGATCCCGGCGGGCAGGACTTCGATGTCCCGCTACAGTCGCCTCCCTTCACGCTCGACCTGCCACTTTCAGAACGAACGATGGGCGAAGCACTCAGCGAGTGCGGCTACACAACCGGCTTCTTCGGCAAATGGCACGTGAGCCGGCATCATCAGGGATACCTCGGCTGGTCGCCGACGCATGGGCCGCTTGAACAGGGTTTCGCTGAAGGAGACTCTGACTTCGGCAGTCACCCGTATGTCTATGGCAAGAAGAAAGGCCTGAAGTCGACTCCCGTGAAGGAAGGCGATTTCCCGCTCGACACTTTGGTGGACAAGGCGACCGGGTTCCTGAACCGGCATCAGGACGAACCGTTCTTCCTGTATCTGTCGCAGTATTACGTCCACGATCCCGTCCACTCCCGCAGCGAGTCGCTGATTGAGAAGTATCGGAAGCTGATTCCAGAGGGTTCGAAGGAGATTCGAGTCGAATACGCGGCTATGGTCGAGACGCTCGATCATTTGGTTGGGCGCGTGCTGTCCGAGCTCGATCGGCTCGATCTGGCGGACGACACGCTGGTCGTCTTCCTCTCCGATAACGGCGGGCATCCGAATTACACGACAAACGCTCCGCTGCGAGGCAGCAAATGGAATCTGTATGAAGGGGGCATTCGCGTGCCGATGATCGCCCGCTGGCCGGGCAGGATTGAAGCCGGCGTCGAATGCGATGTCCCGGTCCACGGCTGCGATCTGCTGCCGACCTTCCGGGATGTCGCCGATCAACCGCGGAACGGAGCCGACGGCGTGAGTCTACTGCCGTTGATGGCAGGGCAGGTCGTGGACGTAAACCGGTCACAGCCGCTGGTGTGGCACTTTCCGTATTATCATCCCGAAAAGAAATTCGCTGACTGCCCGGAGGAGATCGGCGTGGGGGATTTCGTCACGAGCCAGACCCGGCCCCATTCGGCGATCCGCTCTGGTAATTGGAAGCTGATTCAGTTTTACGAAGAAGATCGCGTCGAGCTGTATGATCTCGCGAACGATCTGGCCGAGCAGCATGATCTGTCAGCTGAGCATCCCGACAAGGCGCGAGAGTTGCGCAGAGAACTCAATGCTTATCTGAAACAGGTCGAGGCCCGCCTGCCGCAACGTCGGCAGGCCAGGCCGTAA
- a CDS encoding winged helix-turn-helix transcriptional regulator encodes MMDDQRRSPCPVSCTLDVIGDKWTLLIIRDLILGKSHFSEFQKSPEGIATNILSNRLARLVDHGIVEKYPSTSIPGRDAYRLTAKGKALRPVLRSIVKWGLEHIEGTSRELD; translated from the coding sequence ATGATGGATGACCAGCGACGATCTCCCTGTCCCGTTTCCTGCACGCTGGACGTGATTGGTGATAAGTGGACTCTGCTCATTATTCGCGATCTCATCTTGGGGAAGTCGCACTTCAGCGAGTTCCAGAAGTCTCCGGAGGGGATCGCGACGAATATCCTTTCGAACCGTCTTGCCCGGCTGGTCGACCATGGTATCGTGGAGAAATACCCCTCAACCTCGATTCCCGGCCGCGATGCCTACCGGCTGACTGCGAAGGGCAAAGCTCTTCGTCCGGTCCTGCGGTCGATCGTCAAATGGGGCCTCGAACACATCGAAGGCACATCCCGCGAACTCGATTAG
- a CDS encoding acyltransferase — translation MRRIHRLFEKLFQTGLLLLSRERFARHLGVRVGQNCKLIGVNSRTFGSEPYLVSIGDHVEITDGVRFITHDGAVWVGRGTMPQLDVIKPIRVGNNVFIGMNAILLPGVTIGDNVVIAAGSVVTKDLPSNAVYGGNPARHLRDLETYLSKAADASLGTKGMGPAEKRQFLKSRYAETLEAAG, via the coding sequence ATGCGCAGGATTCACAGACTCTTCGAAAAGCTATTTCAGACCGGACTGCTTCTGCTGTCCCGCGAGCGGTTCGCCCGTCACCTGGGAGTGCGCGTCGGTCAAAACTGCAAACTGATCGGCGTGAACTCGCGAACGTTCGGTTCCGAGCCCTACCTGGTTTCCATCGGCGACCATGTCGAGATCACTGATGGCGTCCGCTTCATCACGCACGACGGGGCAGTCTGGGTTGGGCGAGGGACGATGCCGCAGCTCGACGTCATCAAGCCGATCCGCGTCGGGAACAACGTCTTCATTGGCATGAACGCGATTCTGCTGCCGGGCGTCACCATCGGCGACAACGTCGTGATCGCCGCCGGTTCGGTCGTGACGAAAGACCTGCCATCGAATGCCGTCTATGGCGGCAACCCGGCTCGTCACCTGCGGGATCTGGAGACGTATCTGTCGAAGGCAGCCGATGCCAGCCTGGGAACGAAGGGGATGGGACCAGCCGAGAAACGGCAGTTCCTGAAGTCCCGCTACGCCGAAACACTGGAAGCGGCGGGTTAA
- a CDS encoding glycosyltransferase, producing the protein MSSVAAARPETSAAPAKVLRVLWSLNRGGAEVRAVDVVRALDREQVAVDFVALCGKPSELDETVRDLGSQIHYLPMDRKFVFRFWALLRHERPTCVHCQLTLFSGIVMLMAWLAGVPKRMASYHNMRCLEKKSLIGKLYSGTMKWLVKRFATNIVAVSEGTLDACVSDWRSDDRCRVVYQGFPQQSSTAREQQAVREELGLDSSPIIINVGNFRTIKNQIRTLQIFAHMYRDFKAGHLLFAGGTHGYPESETNFAEIQKVINELGLESCVHLLGNRQDVSTLMAVSDLMLFTSVSEGCANVIWEAIAQGTPVLTSELPIVDELSTYMPGVVQCSLSEDNEVWVQKLHELRLQSKDTTFRQELKNQFAAGPLNVTQSSRIYQQLWTGQAPVETGLRKAA; encoded by the coding sequence ATGTCATCTGTTGCCGCCGCTCGCCCGGAAACCTCCGCCGCTCCCGCCAAGGTGCTCCGCGTTCTGTGGAGCCTCAACCGGGGTGGAGCTGAAGTCCGAGCCGTCGATGTCGTTCGGGCTCTGGATCGCGAACAGGTCGCGGTCGACTTCGTCGCCCTCTGTGGTAAGCCGTCTGAACTCGATGAAACCGTCCGCGATCTGGGAAGCCAGATTCACTACCTGCCGATGGACAGAAAGTTCGTCTTCCGGTTCTGGGCTTTGCTGCGTCACGAACGACCGACCTGTGTGCACTGTCAGCTCACGCTGTTCTCCGGCATCGTGATGCTGATGGCCTGGCTGGCCGGCGTACCGAAACGGATGGCGTCGTACCACAACATGCGTTGCCTGGAGAAAAAGTCGCTGATTGGCAAGCTGTACTCGGGAACAATGAAGTGGCTCGTGAAGCGATTCGCGACCAACATCGTTGCTGTCAGTGAAGGCACGCTCGACGCCTGTGTTTCGGACTGGCGGAGCGACGACCGTTGTCGCGTTGTTTACCAGGGCTTTCCCCAGCAGAGTTCCACGGCTCGTGAGCAACAGGCCGTCCGGGAAGAGCTCGGGTTGGACAGCAGTCCCATTATTATCAACGTCGGAAACTTCCGCACGATTAAGAATCAGATCCGCACCCTGCAGATCTTCGCTCACATGTATCGGGACTTCAAAGCGGGACATCTGCTGTTCGCGGGCGGGACGCACGGCTATCCCGAAAGCGAAACCAACTTCGCTGAGATCCAGAAGGTGATCAACGAGCTGGGGCTTGAATCGTGCGTGCATCTGCTCGGTAACCGACAGGACGTGAGCACGCTGATGGCCGTGTCCGATCTGATGCTCTTTACGTCGGTCTCCGAAGGATGTGCCAATGTGATCTGGGAAGCCATCGCCCAGGGAACTCCGGTTCTGACGAGCGAACTTCCAATTGTCGACGAACTCTCGACGTACATGCCCGGCGTCGTGCAGTGTTCCCTCTCTGAAGACAACGAAGTCTGGGTGCAGAAGCTTCACGAGTTGAGGCTGCAGTCGAAAGACACGACGTTTCGGCAAGAGCTGAAGAATCAGTTCGCAGCCGGCCCACTGAATGTCACTCAATCGAGCCGCATCTATCAGCAGTTATGGACCGGTCAGGCCCCAGTCGAAACGGGTCTGCGAAAAGCAGCCTGA
- a CDS encoding glycosyltransferase family 4 protein, which produces MTTSESPIRLAYVVTDAKTVEAFLSRTGQLAYFRDLGYEIHVVCNPDARLEQIAARDGVQIHEVPLSRAISPQADLKSLFQMVQLFRTIQPQIVNASTPKGGLIGMLAARLAGVPIRLYLLRGLRSETSTGLTRWLLDSTEWLAAACAQEIVSVSESLRECYLQRRLTSEHKIRVLGNGSSNGVRADVFEATSARTTHAVKLRRSLGIPAESAVIGFVGRLVVDKGIDDLVAAYMQIADRTPRELHLLLVGGIEDNAPPAETTCDLLRNHPHIHVTGFVKDPENYYAACDLLAFPSYREGFPNVPLEAAAAGLPVVGYRATGTKDAVVDGETGTLVELGDVTGLANAIERYLQDRLLSRQHGENGRLRALTNFQPSVIFEHWADLYEQHLWLRDLPLPKAIPAASNQRAA; this is translated from the coding sequence ATGACAACCTCAGAGTCTCCCATCCGTCTCGCCTACGTCGTGACTGATGCCAAGACCGTGGAAGCGTTCCTGTCTCGGACCGGGCAGCTGGCGTACTTCCGTGATCTCGGCTACGAGATCCACGTGGTCTGCAATCCCGATGCGAGGCTGGAACAGATTGCGGCCAGAGACGGCGTTCAGATTCACGAGGTTCCACTCAGTCGAGCCATCTCGCCTCAAGCGGATCTCAAGTCGCTGTTCCAAATGGTTCAGTTATTCCGCACCATTCAGCCGCAGATCGTCAACGCGAGCACACCGAAGGGCGGACTGATCGGCATGCTGGCCGCTCGTCTGGCGGGGGTGCCAATTCGTCTGTATCTGCTCCGCGGACTCCGTTCAGAAACTTCGACCGGACTGACCCGCTGGCTGCTCGACTCGACCGAATGGCTGGCCGCGGCCTGTGCGCAGGAGATCGTTTCCGTCTCCGAATCGTTGCGGGAATGTTATCTCCAGCGCCGACTGACATCAGAGCACAAGATTCGCGTTCTGGGAAATGGATCGTCCAACGGAGTTCGAGCCGATGTCTTCGAGGCCACTTCGGCTCGAACCACTCATGCCGTCAAACTCAGGCGATCACTCGGCATTCCCGCCGAGTCGGCGGTGATCGGTTTCGTGGGAAGGCTCGTGGTCGATAAGGGAATTGACGATCTCGTCGCAGCTTACATGCAGATTGCCGATCGGACTCCCCGCGAGTTGCACCTGCTGCTCGTCGGCGGTATCGAAGACAACGCCCCGCCGGCCGAAACGACCTGCGATCTGCTCAGGAATCATCCGCATATTCATGTCACGGGTTTCGTGAAAGATCCCGAAAACTACTACGCCGCCTGCGACCTGCTGGCTTTTCCATCCTATCGCGAAGGCTTCCCGAACGTTCCTCTGGAAGCAGCGGCGGCTGGGCTTCCCGTAGTCGGGTACCGGGCCACCGGCACGAAGGACGCGGTCGTGGATGGCGAAACCGGAACGCTGGTCGAACTCGGCGATGTGACCGGACTGGCTAATGCCATCGAACGATATCTGCAGGATCGCCTGTTGAGTCGCCAGCACGGCGAGAACGGGCGGCTGCGTGCACTCACGAACTTCCAGCCCTCCGTGATTTTCGAACACTGGGCTGATCTCTACGAACAACATCTCTGGTTGCGGGATTTGCCGTTGCCGAAAGCGATACCGGCAGCGTCGAACCAGCGTGCCGCTTAA
- a CDS encoding lipopolysaccharide biosynthesis protein, translated as MTSGSLPIRSLGINALLILVANVIASAALLVQFLIITHLFQAEAAGRYALQVAFIAPFFLAASFQQRRILATSAPDRGYGAAAHLRYFTISHAATAALVVTVFAIQWDLAVLAVAVPIMALRALENASDACYGYFQQQDRYRYLSISRWMHAAVMIGVTAFCGYQLQWSLWQILAATAVARLALSLCYEFQLAWKLTRAGSPEAADGASITSEEPVEKNLIRLGLPLGASGLMASLVGNTPQYVLAGLGRVELIPAFVILSRLALIGANVTRAVNEAFARPLTQAVAAANRVSTSKLLRFALAVDVAIGLSILTICLLAYGPLDPVLQMSQNGATRFDLTCVFLSMIVNNVTGLATVVMSIFRNSRQILWLQGSSLVLVIAVSLCLIPAWGLTGALMSIAIGKLPSLVMSGWIISKQVRGLQSAANECEQRIVEPVRSAA; from the coding sequence ATGACTTCCGGTTCACTGCCAATTCGTTCGCTCGGGATCAACGCACTGTTGATCCTCGTGGCCAACGTGATTGCGTCGGCCGCGTTGCTGGTCCAGTTCCTAATCATCACGCATCTGTTCCAGGCAGAGGCGGCGGGGCGATACGCATTGCAGGTCGCCTTCATTGCTCCCTTCTTCCTGGCGGCCTCCTTCCAGCAGCGCCGGATCCTCGCGACCTCGGCTCCGGATCGAGGCTACGGAGCAGCCGCTCATTTGCGGTACTTCACGATCTCCCATGCGGCAACGGCTGCGCTCGTTGTCACCGTCTTCGCGATTCAGTGGGACCTCGCCGTGTTGGCCGTGGCCGTGCCGATTATGGCTTTGCGAGCGTTGGAGAATGCTTCCGATGCCTGTTACGGCTACTTTCAGCAGCAGGATCGCTACCGCTACCTGTCCATCTCCCGATGGATGCACGCAGCGGTAATGATCGGCGTGACGGCTTTTTGCGGTTATCAACTGCAGTGGTCACTCTGGCAGATTCTCGCGGCGACTGCGGTGGCTCGTCTGGCTCTTTCACTCTGTTATGAGTTTCAACTGGCGTGGAAGCTTACGCGAGCCGGTTCACCAGAAGCAGCCGACGGAGCTTCGATCACTTCCGAGGAACCGGTCGAAAAGAATCTGATTCGCCTCGGACTCCCGCTGGGAGCGAGTGGATTGATGGCCTCGCTGGTCGGAAATACCCCTCAATATGTGCTGGCCGGTCTCGGGCGGGTCGAGTTGATTCCCGCTTTCGTGATTCTGTCGCGACTGGCGTTGATTGGTGCCAACGTGACTCGCGCAGTCAACGAAGCCTTCGCACGACCGTTGACCCAGGCCGTCGCGGCTGCCAATCGCGTTTCGACTTCCAAACTGCTGCGGTTCGCGCTCGCAGTCGATGTCGCAATTGGGTTGTCGATTCTGACGATCTGCCTGCTGGCGTATGGACCGCTTGATCCCGTACTTCAAATGAGCCAGAACGGCGCGACGCGATTCGATCTGACGTGCGTCTTTCTTTCCATGATTGTGAACAACGTGACCGGCCTGGCCACGGTGGTGATGTCAATTTTCCGGAACAGCCGGCAGATCCTTTGGCTGCAGGGATCTTCCCTCGTGCTGGTGATCGCGGTTTCGTTGTGCCTGATTCCCGCCTGGGGGCTGACCGGAGCGCTGATGAGCATCGCGATCGGCAAACTCCCTTCGCTCGTCATGAGTGGCTGGATCATCTCGAAACAGGTTCGCGGCCTGCAGTCGGCTGCGAACGAATGTGAACAGCGAATCGTCGAGCCGGTTCGTTCAGCGGCCTGA
- a CDS encoding cupin domain-containing protein: MSNYSVFDAGQWQNLEQHVFEYGPIKAPGKVFLSEKVDSSGCEVSLNRLEAGQSYPFLHRHNKHEEVFIAVSGRGDMQVDGEIIPFNEGTVIRIAPEGVRSIRSGAEEPLCFLCIQATAGSLSSRFIGDGETVPGEVRWDGPVMAG; the protein is encoded by the coding sequence ATGTCGAATTATAGTGTATTTGACGCCGGTCAGTGGCAGAATCTGGAGCAGCACGTGTTCGAGTACGGCCCGATCAAGGCGCCCGGCAAAGTGTTTCTCAGCGAGAAGGTCGACTCCTCAGGCTGCGAGGTTTCGCTGAATCGGCTCGAAGCCGGACAGAGTTACCCCTTCCTGCACAGGCACAACAAGCACGAAGAAGTCTTCATCGCGGTCTCCGGTCGGGGCGACATGCAGGTCGATGGCGAGATCATCCCGTTTAACGAAGGGACCGTGATCCGCATCGCCCCGGAGGGCGTACGCTCGATTCGGTCGGGAGCCGAGGAGCCGCTCTGCTTTCTCTGCATTCAGGCGACGGCCGGTTCCCTCAGCAGCCGGTTCATCGGCGACGGCGAAACCGTGCCGGGCGAAGTTCGCTGGGATGGCCCGGTGATGGCCGGCTGA